Proteins found in one Massilia sp. H6 genomic segment:
- a CDS encoding DUF445 domain-containing protein: MTKAAELRSAKQLALAFFVGAAALFVLTLFLPQNWWTGLLRAFSEAAMVGALADWFAVVALFRRVPIPIVSRHTEIIPKNKERIADNLALFVHEKFLDTESIIALIRRHDPVQKVAEWLVKPANTELLGQQMVRVGAFMLDFIEDAAVQGFIRRAVHAMVGSVDLSKSAGTILESLTRDGRHQELLNEGISQLAHLLDNAETQATISQGIVEWLKEDYAFIERMLPSELIGRKGADLAVRLAAGILNKVAADPQHPLRARFDVFTQEFIERLKLDPSFAGKADEIKAYLLGDETLNGYLASLWDELKDWLKKDLHSEHSSLRQRVIATGAWLGRVLADDPQLRKSLQESLEAAARGMAPELAGYLTRHIADTVKQWDDREMSEQIELNIGKDLQYIRINGTIVGGLIGVTLYLLSQLPALMQ; encoded by the coding sequence ATGACCAAAGCCGCCGAACTGCGCAGCGCCAAACAGCTCGCCCTCGCATTCTTCGTGGGTGCGGCGGCGCTGTTCGTGCTGACGCTGTTCCTGCCGCAGAACTGGTGGACCGGCCTGCTGCGCGCCTTTTCCGAAGCGGCCATGGTCGGCGCCCTGGCCGACTGGTTCGCCGTGGTCGCGCTGTTCAGGCGCGTGCCGATTCCGATCGTCTCGCGCCATACCGAGATCATCCCCAAGAACAAGGAACGCATCGCCGACAACCTGGCCCTGTTCGTGCACGAGAAATTCCTCGACACCGAATCGATCATCGCCCTGATCCGGCGCCACGACCCGGTGCAGAAGGTCGCCGAATGGCTGGTCAAGCCGGCCAATACCGAGCTGCTGGGGCAGCAAATGGTGCGGGTGGGCGCGTTCATGCTCGACTTCATCGAAGACGCCGCGGTGCAGGGCTTCATCCGGCGCGCGGTGCACGCGATGGTGGGAAGCGTCGACCTGTCCAAATCGGCCGGCACCATCCTGGAAAGCCTGACCCGCGACGGACGCCACCAGGAGTTGCTCAACGAAGGCATCAGCCAGCTCGCGCACCTGCTCGACAATGCCGAGACCCAGGCCACGATCTCGCAGGGCATCGTCGAGTGGCTCAAGGAAGACTATGCGTTCATCGAGCGCATGCTGCCCTCGGAACTGATCGGGCGCAAGGGCGCCGACCTCGCGGTGCGCCTGGCCGCCGGCATTCTCAACAAGGTGGCGGCCGATCCGCAGCACCCGCTGCGCGCGCGCTTCGACGTCTTCACCCAGGAGTTCATCGAGCGGCTCAAGCTCGATCCTTCGTTCGCCGGCAAGGCCGACGAGATCAAGGCCTACCTGCTGGGCGACGAGACCCTCAACGGCTATCTGGCCTCGCTCTGGGACGAGCTCAAGGACTGGCTCAAGAAAGACCTGCACAGCGAGCACTCGAGCCTGCGCCAGCGCGTGATCGCCACCGGCGCCTGGCTCGGCCGGGTGCTGGCCGACGACCCGCAGCTGCGCAAGTCGCTGCAAGAGAGCCTGGAAGCCGCCGCGCGCGGCATGGCGCCCGAGCTGGCGGGCTACCTGACCCGCCATATTGCCGACACCGTCAAGCAGTGGGACGATCGCGAAATGTCGGAGCAGATCGAACTCAATATCGGCAAGGACCTGCAATACATCCGCATCAACGGCACCATCGTTGGCGGCCTGATCGGCGTCACGCTCTACCTGCTGTCGCAACTGCCTGCGCTGATGCAGTAG
- a CDS encoding peptidylprolyl isomerase, protein MSAFFTTPSMATGALALLALLATASVHAAPAKPAAQPLPPRPSLADVIKASGPSDWRALDPENTLYMELPTGRVILELAPAFAPATAANIRALVRERYFDGLFIIRSQEGFVVQWGDPDEDNPKPFKAAKTVKAEFTASIKDAGNFTRLKDGDVYAPQVGHANGFPAARDPASGRTWLTHCPAMVGVARDEGADTGNGSQLYVVIGHAPRQLDRNITVVGRVISGMALLSSQPRGTAASGFYDKPEQRMPIKAVRIAADLPEAERSRFEVMRTDSAAYQAAVDAQRNRGGPWTKVAAGKIDLCSAPIPVREQK, encoded by the coding sequence ATGAGCGCTTTCTTCACCACCCCAAGCATGGCCACGGGCGCGCTGGCGCTGCTGGCGCTGCTGGCCACTGCCAGTGTGCACGCCGCGCCGGCCAAGCCCGCAGCGCAGCCGTTGCCGCCCAGGCCTTCGTTGGCCGACGTGATCAAGGCCTCCGGCCCGTCCGACTGGCGCGCACTCGACCCGGAAAACACGCTGTACATGGAACTGCCCACCGGCCGCGTGATCCTGGAACTGGCGCCCGCGTTCGCGCCGGCGACCGCTGCCAACATCCGCGCGCTGGTGCGCGAACGCTATTTCGATGGCCTGTTCATCATCCGCTCGCAAGAAGGCTTTGTGGTGCAGTGGGGCGACCCGGACGAAGACAACCCCAAGCCCTTCAAGGCCGCCAAGACGGTGAAAGCCGAGTTCACCGCTTCTATCAAGGACGCCGGCAACTTTACTCGCCTGAAAGACGGCGACGTCTACGCCCCCCAGGTGGGCCACGCCAACGGGTTCCCGGCTGCGCGCGATCCGGCGAGCGGCCGCACCTGGCTGACCCATTGCCCGGCCATGGTGGGCGTGGCGCGCGACGAGGGTGCCGATACCGGCAACGGCTCGCAACTGTACGTCGTCATCGGCCACGCGCCGCGCCAGCTCGACCGCAACATTACCGTGGTCGGGCGCGTGATCTCGGGCATGGCGCTGCTCTCGAGCCAGCCGCGCGGCACCGCCGCCTCGGGCTTCTACGACAAGCCCGAACAGCGCATGCCGATCAAGGCGGTGCGCATCGCGGCCGACCTTCCTGAAGCCGAACGCAGCCGTTTCGAGGTGATGCGCACCGACAGCGCCGCCTACCAGGCGGCGGTCGACGCCCAGCGCAACCGCGGCGGCCCGTGGACCAAGGTCGCGGCCGGCAAGATCGACCTGTGCAGTGCACCGATCCCGGTCCGCGAGCAGAAATAA
- a CDS encoding acyl-CoA dehydrogenase family protein has product MELQIESTSPWMNEELVSLRDAVRRFVAGEITPHQQAWREQQHVDRALWTKAGEMGLLLADIPEVYGGAGGGFAHMAVVFEELGYAGDTAFGIHVHAIVAHYLLNQGTEEQKAKYLPRLASGEMIAAIAMSEPGAGSDLKGIRTTAVLGPDGYRVNGSKTFISNGFLADLILVVAKTDPAAGSKGVSLLLLETRDNPGFRVGRILEKVGQKGQDTCELFFDDALVPRENVLGGAEGRGFAQLMTELPYERTILGVCAVAAIERALQLTIEHTRERRAFGQALIEMQNTRFVLAEIKTEATVARIFIDRCVEDMLLGRMDTVRASMAKYWLSDLQCKVVDQCVQLFGGYGYMLEYPIAQMYVDARVQRIYGGANEIMKEIIARSL; this is encoded by the coding sequence ATGGAACTGCAGATCGAATCCACCTCTCCATGGATGAACGAAGAACTGGTTTCACTGCGCGACGCGGTGCGCCGTTTCGTGGCAGGTGAAATCACGCCGCACCAGCAAGCCTGGCGCGAGCAGCAGCACGTCGACCGTGCGTTATGGACCAAGGCCGGCGAAATGGGCCTGCTGCTGGCCGACATCCCGGAGGTGTACGGCGGCGCCGGCGGCGGCTTTGCCCACATGGCGGTGGTATTCGAGGAGCTGGGCTACGCGGGCGACACCGCCTTCGGTATCCACGTCCATGCCATCGTCGCGCATTACCTGCTCAACCAGGGCACCGAAGAGCAGAAGGCGAAATACCTGCCGCGCCTGGCCAGTGGCGAGATGATCGCGGCCATCGCCATGAGCGAGCCCGGCGCCGGCTCCGACCTCAAGGGCATCCGCACCACGGCCGTGCTCGGCCCGGACGGCTACCGCGTGAACGGCTCCAAGACCTTTATCTCGAACGGTTTTCTGGCCGACCTGATCCTGGTGGTGGCCAAGACCGACCCCGCGGCCGGCTCGAAAGGGGTGTCGCTGCTGCTGCTCGAAACCCGGGACAACCCGGGCTTTCGGGTCGGACGCATTCTGGAAAAAGTCGGGCAGAAGGGCCAGGACACCTGCGAGCTGTTCTTCGACGACGCATTGGTGCCACGCGAGAACGTGCTGGGCGGGGCAGAAGGCAGGGGTTTCGCCCAGCTGATGACCGAGCTGCCCTACGAGCGCACCATCCTGGGCGTGTGCGCAGTCGCCGCGATCGAACGCGCGCTGCAGCTGACCATCGAGCACACGCGCGAACGCAGGGCCTTCGGCCAGGCGCTGATCGAGATGCAGAATACCCGCTTCGTGCTGGCCGAGATCAAGACCGAGGCGACGGTGGCGCGCATCTTCATCGACCGCTGCGTCGAAGACATGCTGCTAGGTCGCATGGACACGGTGCGCGCCTCGATGGCCAAGTACTGGCTCTCGGACCTGCAGTGCAAGGTCGTGGACCAGTGCGTGCAGCTGTTCGGCGGCTATGGCTACATGCTGGAATATCCGATCGCCCAGATGTACGTCGACGCGCGGGTGCAGCGAATCTACGGCGGCGCCAACGAGATCATGAAAGAGATCATCGCGCGTTCGCTGTGA
- a CDS encoding CaiB/BaiF CoA-transferase family protein: MTGPLAAGPLAGLRVVEIVGIGPCPFAAMMLADMGAEVIRIDRKPRAGEDNPYPVLGTRHDVMARGRRSLALDLKKAAGRVTLLQLLARADVLLEGFRPGVMERLGLGPEACLERNPKLVYGRVTGWGQDGPLAQAAGHDLNYVALSGMLHAMGRADGPPAPPLNLVGDFGGGAMMLAFGVVCAVLEARSSGKGQVVDAAMTDGSALLGAMMYGLRGAGSWSDTRQANLLDGGAPFYDTYACQDGKFISIGAIEPQFYAQLLLLLEADDPVFVKRWNKAHWPDLKAKFAALFATRSRQAWCQLLEGTDVCFAPVLDMGEAPHHPHNAARRTFVEIDGVTQPAPAPRFSRTAPATPAAPSSPGQDTDAILAGWGFTAESIEALKAAEVI, translated from the coding sequence ATGACAGGACCATTGGCCGCTGGACCTTTGGCGGGCTTGCGGGTCGTCGAGATCGTGGGTATCGGCCCGTGCCCGTTCGCCGCGATGATGCTGGCCGATATGGGGGCCGAGGTGATCCGCATCGACCGCAAGCCCCGGGCAGGGGAGGACAACCCCTATCCGGTGCTCGGCACGCGCCACGACGTCATGGCGCGCGGGCGCCGCTCGCTGGCGCTCGACTTGAAAAAAGCGGCCGGTCGGGTCACCTTGCTGCAGCTGCTGGCGCGGGCCGACGTGCTGCTCGAAGGCTTCCGGCCCGGCGTCATGGAGCGCCTGGGGCTGGGCCCCGAGGCCTGCCTGGAGCGCAACCCGAAGCTGGTGTACGGCCGCGTCACGGGCTGGGGCCAGGACGGGCCGCTGGCGCAGGCCGCCGGGCACGACCTGAATTATGTCGCGCTCTCGGGCATGCTGCATGCCATGGGCCGTGCCGATGGCCCGCCGGCGCCGCCGCTCAATCTGGTCGGCGACTTCGGTGGCGGCGCCATGATGCTGGCCTTTGGCGTGGTCTGCGCGGTGCTGGAAGCGCGCAGCTCCGGCAAGGGGCAGGTGGTCGACGCCGCCATGACCGACGGGTCGGCCCTGCTCGGCGCCATGATGTACGGCCTGCGCGGCGCCGGCAGCTGGAGCGACACGCGCCAGGCCAACCTGCTCGATGGCGGCGCGCCGTTTTATGACACCTACGCCTGCCAGGATGGCAAGTTCATCTCGATCGGCGCGATCGAGCCGCAGTTCTATGCCCAGCTCCTGCTGCTGCTCGAGGCGGACGATCCGGTGTTCGTCAAGCGCTGGAACAAGGCGCACTGGCCCGACCTGAAGGCGAAGTTCGCCGCGCTGTTCGCTACGCGCTCGCGCCAGGCCTGGTGCCAGCTGCTGGAAGGCACCGACGTGTGCTTCGCGCCGGTGCTGGACATGGGCGAAGCGCCGCACCACCCGCACAATGCCGCGCGCCGCACCTTTGTCGAGATCGACGGCGTTACCCAGCCGGCGCCGGCGCCGCGCTTTTCGCGCACCGCGCCGGCCACCCCGGCCGCGCCATCGAGTCCGGGCCAGGATACCGACGCCATCCTGGCCGGCTGGGGCTTTACCGCAGAGTCAATCGAAGCGCTCAAGGCCGCCGAAGTCATATAG
- a CDS encoding putative signal transducing protein: protein MDHIALNAWLAANPETVQIPGRDLFVVAKYLIPMEATLAQGCLVASGIPAVLADAHLMQTDLLLAPALGGVRILVPQEYLQQAAAVLAGLARGDYALDESFVPD from the coding sequence ATGGATCACATCGCACTGAACGCCTGGCTGGCAGCCAATCCGGAAACCGTGCAGATCCCGGGACGCGACCTGTTCGTCGTCGCCAAGTACCTGATTCCGATGGAAGCGACGCTGGCGCAGGGCTGCCTGGTGGCCTCAGGCATCCCGGCCGTCCTGGCCGACGCGCACCTGATGCAGACCGACCTGCTGCTGGCGCCGGCGCTGGGCGGAGTGCGCATCCTGGTGCCGCAAGAGTATCTGCAGCAGGCCGCGGCCGTGCTGGCAGGGCTGGCGCGGGGCGACTATGCGCTGGACGAGTCCTTTGTTCCCGATTAA
- a CDS encoding lipid-transfer protein has product MNKVYVSGVGMIPFAKPGASSPYHEMGAQAARAALQDAGVAYDLVEQAYAGYVYGDSTSGQKALYAVGMTGIPIVNVNNNCSTGSTALFLGRQAIASGAAECVLVLGFEQMNPGALGSVFTDRPTPFDDFDAVTDRLVGMPEIPLALRYFGGAGLAHMNKYGTPLAAFARIRAKASRHAVNNPLALLRKELSMQDVLDAPEIWPGVMTRLMACPPTCGAAAALLVSEGFAKRHGLRLDVHIAAQAMTTDRPETFDSGDMMRLVGYDMSRAAAQKVYEQSGIGPEDLDLVELHDCFAHNELITYEALGLCPEGGADKFILEGDNTYGGQVVTNPSGGLLSKGHPLGATGLAQCYELTHQLRGSADARQVPGARIALQHNLGLGGACVVTMYRND; this is encoded by the coding sequence ATGAACAAGGTTTATGTAAGCGGCGTCGGGATGATCCCGTTCGCCAAGCCGGGCGCCAGCAGCCCGTATCACGAGATGGGCGCGCAGGCGGCCAGGGCGGCGCTGCAAGATGCTGGCGTGGCTTACGACCTGGTCGAACAGGCCTATGCCGGCTACGTCTATGGCGACTCCACCAGCGGCCAGAAGGCCTTGTATGCGGTCGGCATGACCGGCATCCCGATCGTCAACGTCAACAACAACTGCTCGACCGGATCGACCGCGCTGTTTTTAGGGCGCCAGGCCATCGCCAGCGGCGCCGCCGAATGCGTGCTGGTGCTCGGCTTCGAGCAGATGAATCCCGGCGCGCTCGGCTCGGTCTTTACCGACCGCCCGACCCCGTTCGACGACTTCGATGCCGTCACCGACCGCCTGGTCGGCATGCCCGAGATTCCGTTGGCGCTGCGTTATTTCGGCGGCGCCGGACTGGCGCACATGAACAAGTACGGCACGCCGCTGGCGGCCTTTGCCCGCATCCGCGCCAAGGCCAGCCGCCACGCCGTGAACAATCCGCTGGCGTTGTTGCGCAAGGAACTGAGCATGCAGGACGTGCTCGACGCGCCCGAAATCTGGCCCGGCGTCATGACCCGCCTGATGGCCTGTCCGCCGACGTGCGGCGCGGCTGCGGCGCTACTGGTGTCGGAAGGCTTCGCCAAGCGCCATGGCCTGCGTCTGGATGTGCACATCGCCGCCCAGGCCATGACAACCGACCGTCCCGAGACGTTCGACTCCGGCGACATGATGCGCCTGGTCGGCTACGACATGAGCCGCGCCGCCGCCCAGAAAGTCTACGAGCAGTCTGGCATCGGCCCGGAAGACCTCGACCTGGTCGAGCTGCACGACTGCTTCGCCCATAACGAACTGATTACCTACGAAGCACTGGGCCTGTGCCCCGAAGGCGGCGCCGACAAGTTCATCCTGGAGGGCGACAACACCTATGGCGGGCAGGTGGTCACCAATCCGTCCGGCGGACTGCTGTCGAAAGGCCATCCGCTGGGCGCAACCGGCCTGGCGCAATGCTACGAATTGACCCACCAGCTGCGCGGCTCTGCAGATGCACGCCAGGTGCCGGGCGCGCGCATCGCGCTGCAGCACAACCTGGGCCTGGGCGGCGCCTGCGTCGTCACCATGTACCGCAACGATTAA
- the miaA gene encoding tRNA (adenosine(37)-N6)-dimethylallyltransferase MiaA — translation MMNSTGNKPMAVAIMGPTASGKTAAALAIARTRPVEIISVDSALVYRGMDIGTAKPTAQELASAPHHLIDIIDPLDAYSVMQFRIDTLRLVGEISARGALPLLVGGTMMYFKGLTDSLDDLPTADAAVRAAIERDAAAIGWPGMHARLGALDPVTAARLAPNDAQRINRALEIIELTGRPMSELLGKRAKPELPFELVSFALEPSDRAVLHKRIALRFDQMLGTRDDEGLVAEVTRLRARGDLAPQLPSMRCVGYRQAWDYLDGTIDRAGLRELGIIATRQLAKRQLTWLRAMPDRIVLDCLGSDPTQAMQKQLDSLGK, via the coding sequence ATGATGAACTCGACCGGCAACAAGCCGATGGCAGTGGCCATCATGGGCCCGACCGCCTCGGGCAAGACCGCGGCCGCGCTGGCGATCGCCCGCACCCGCCCCGTGGAAATCATCTCGGTCGATTCGGCCCTGGTCTACCGCGGCATGGACATCGGCACCGCCAAGCCGACCGCGCAAGAACTGGCCAGCGCGCCGCACCACCTGATCGACATCATCGATCCGCTCGACGCCTATTCGGTGATGCAGTTCAGGATCGACACCCTGCGCCTGGTCGGCGAGATCAGCGCACGCGGCGCGCTGCCGCTGCTGGTGGGCGGCACCATGATGTATTTCAAGGGCCTGACCGACAGCCTGGACGACCTGCCAACCGCCGATGCGGCGGTGCGCGCCGCCATCGAGCGCGACGCGGCGGCCATCGGCTGGCCCGGCATGCACGCCCGGCTGGGCGCGCTCGACCCCGTCACCGCCGCGCGCCTGGCGCCAAACGACGCCCAGCGCATCAACCGCGCGCTCGAGATCATCGAACTGACCGGCAGGCCAATGTCGGAACTGCTGGGCAAGCGCGCGAAGCCCGAGCTGCCGTTCGAGCTGGTCTCGTTTGCGCTGGAGCCGTCCGACCGCGCCGTGCTGCACAAGCGGATTGCGCTGCGCTTCGACCAGATGCTGGGCACGCGCGACGACGAGGGCCTGGTAGCCGAAGTGACGCGCCTGCGCGCCCGCGGCGACCTGGCGCCGCAGCTGCCGTCGATGCGCTGCGTCGGCTACCGCCAGGCCTGGGACTACCTCGACGGCACGATAGACCGCGCCGGGCTGCGCGAGCTGGGCATCATCGCCACGCGCCAGCTGGCCAAGCGCCAGCTCACCTGGCTGCGCGCAATGCCGGACCGGATCGTGTTAGACTGCCTCGGTAGTGATCCGACGCAGGCCATGCAGAAGCAGTTGGACAGCTTGGGGAAATGA
- the mutL gene encoding DNA mismatch repair endonuclease MutL codes for MNAPVPTTRPIQQLPDQLISQIAAGEVVERPSAVVKELLENALDAGATQITVRLEEGGVKRIAITDNGRGIAPEQLPLALARHATSKIASLTDLENVGTLGFRGEALASIASVAAVRVTSRTPDAAHAYEIVGSHEGVVAPSSGAFGTTIDVQDLYFNTPARRKFLKSEQTEYGHCAEVVRRIALSRPDVSFSLTHNGRTIDHWNVGEAAKRSAQILGNDFAEARLALEEGAGPLLLRGYVGLPTASKARADGQFFYVNGRFVRDKLLVHAVRAAYQDVLHGDRFPSYVLSLELDPALVDVNVHPSKIEVRFRDSRAVHQFVFHAVQRTLAQTSATAHGSAPAPVSAAEFGAMRPSGTPLWDARPAPRPHEQTSFGAQLAPTFSPSPFAPGSRWDERRPQAAHGGVAQGTEAYGALFAAGETARSAPAAMPLSGSERPLTNDDFPLGFALAQLHGIYILAQNTRGLVLVDMHAAHERILYEQIKNALDARLEGEDLQVQQMLIPVTFFADAVEVATAQEHAETLKTLGFDIAALSPTTLAVRTVPTLLRNADAQTLARDVLRDVREYGGSRVLIERRNELLGTLACHTAVRANRVLGIQEMNALLRQMETTERSDQCNHGRPTWVQLEIAALDKLFLRGQ; via the coding sequence ATGAACGCGCCCGTCCCCACCACCCGCCCGATCCAGCAGCTGCCTGACCAGCTAATCTCACAGATAGCCGCCGGCGAGGTCGTCGAGCGGCCCTCAGCGGTGGTCAAGGAGCTGCTCGAGAATGCGCTCGACGCCGGCGCCACGCAGATCACCGTGCGCCTCGAAGAAGGCGGCGTCAAGCGTATCGCCATTACCGACAACGGCCGCGGCATCGCGCCCGAACAACTGCCGCTGGCGCTGGCCCGCCACGCCACCTCGAAGATCGCGTCGCTCACCGACCTGGAGAACGTCGGCACGCTGGGCTTTCGGGGCGAGGCGCTGGCCTCGATTGCCTCGGTCGCCGCGGTGCGCGTGACTTCGCGCACGCCCGACGCCGCGCATGCCTACGAGATCGTCGGCTCGCACGAGGGCGTCGTCGCCCCCTCGTCCGGCGCCTTTGGCACCACCATCGATGTGCAGGACCTGTATTTCAACACCCCGGCGCGGCGCAAGTTCCTGAAATCAGAACAGACTGAATACGGCCATTGCGCCGAAGTCGTGCGCCGCATCGCGCTGTCGCGCCCGGACGTCTCGTTCAGCCTGACGCACAACGGCCGCACCATCGACCACTGGAACGTGGGCGAAGCGGCCAAGCGCAGCGCCCAGATCCTCGGCAACGACTTCGCCGAAGCACGCCTGGCGCTCGAAGAAGGCGCCGGCCCGCTGCTGCTGCGCGGCTATGTCGGCCTGCCGACCGCATCGAAGGCGCGCGCCGATGGCCAGTTCTTCTACGTCAATGGGCGCTTCGTGCGCGACAAGCTGCTGGTGCACGCGGTGCGCGCGGCTTACCAGGACGTGCTGCACGGCGACCGCTTCCCGTCTTATGTGCTGTCGCTCGAACTCGATCCGGCGCTGGTGGACGTCAACGTGCACCCGTCCAAGATCGAAGTGCGCTTCCGCGACAGCCGCGCGGTGCACCAGTTCGTGTTCCATGCGGTGCAGCGCACGCTGGCGCAAACCTCGGCCACCGCGCACGGCAGCGCCCCGGCGCCGGTGTCGGCGGCCGAATTCGGGGCAATGCGGCCGTCCGGCACGCCGCTGTGGGATGCACGTCCGGCGCCGCGCCCGCACGAGCAGACGTCGTTCGGCGCGCAGCTCGCGCCCACCTTCTCGCCGTCGCCGTTCGCGCCGGGCAGCCGCTGGGACGAGCGCCGCCCGCAGGCTGCACATGGCGGCGTGGCGCAGGGCACCGAAGCCTACGGCGCGCTGTTCGCGGCCGGGGAAACGGCCAGGTCGGCCCCGGCGGCGATGCCGCTGTCGGGTTCCGAGCGCCCTCTGACGAACGACGACTTCCCGCTCGGCTTTGCACTGGCCCAGCTGCACGGCATCTACATCCTGGCGCAGAACACCCGCGGCCTGGTGCTGGTGGACATGCACGCGGCGCACGAACGCATCCTGTACGAGCAGATCAAGAATGCGCTCGACGCCCGCCTCGAAGGCGAAGACCTGCAGGTGCAGCAGATGCTGATCCCGGTGACCTTCTTCGCCGACGCGGTCGAGGTAGCGACCGCGCAAGAGCACGCCGAGACACTGAAAACGCTGGGCTTCGACATCGCCGCGCTGTCGCCCACCACGCTGGCGGTGCGCACCGTGCCGACGCTGCTGCGCAATGCCGACGCCCAGACACTGGCGCGCGACGTGCTGCGCGACGTGCGCGAATATGGCGGCTCGCGTGTGCTGATCGAGCGCCGCAACGAGCTGCTCGGCACGCTCGCCTGCCACACCGCCGTGCGCGCCAACCGCGTATTGGGCATCCAGGAAATGAACGCCCTGCTGCGCCAGATGGAAACCACCGAACGCTCCGACCAGTGCAACCACGGCCGCCCGACCTGGGTACAGCTCGAAATCGCCGCGCTCGACAAGCTGTTCCTGCGCGGTCAATGA
- a CDS encoding TetR/AcrR family transcriptional regulator: MTLDSDPALRRKSSITTEKGRGRAHEIVLAARSLLAREGYAGLSMRRVAADAGMSLSNVQHYYASKERLLEALLLYTMDEFQAKMDRIAVAMAGRPQVERFLSTIDMFLDEITDPVTHAIFFEIWALASRHPFASDLMGKMMGRERKAIYGLIRGLNPAIDDDDYMARAVLMVAQVEGLMLFRLDRHARPEQFASVRASVRKVLLTLATVQ; the protein is encoded by the coding sequence ATGACGCTCGATTCCGACCCCGCATTGCGCCGCAAGTCCTCGATCACGACCGAAAAGGGACGCGGCCGCGCGCACGAGATCGTGCTGGCCGCGCGCAGCCTGCTCGCACGAGAAGGCTATGCCGGACTGTCGATGCGGCGCGTGGCCGCTGATGCCGGCATGAGCCTGTCCAACGTCCAGCACTATTACGCCAGCAAGGAACGGCTGCTCGAAGCGCTGCTGCTGTACACGATGGACGAGTTCCAGGCCAAGATGGACCGGATTGCGGTGGCGATGGCGGGCCGGCCCCAAGTCGAGCGCTTTCTGAGCACCATCGACATGTTCCTCGACGAGATCACCGACCCGGTGACCCATGCGATCTTCTTCGAGATCTGGGCTTTAGCTTCGCGCCATCCGTTTGCATCCGACCTGATGGGCAAGATGATGGGGCGCGAGCGCAAGGCGATCTACGGTTTGATCCGGGGCCTGAATCCGGCCATCGATGACGACGACTACATGGCGCGCGCGGTGCTGATGGTGGCGCAGGTCGAGGGGCTGATGCTGTTTCGCCTCGACCGCCATGCGCGCCCCGAACAATTCGCGTCGGTGCGCGCATCGGTGCGCAAAGTGCTGCTAACGCTGGCTACCGTGCAGTGA